Proteins encoded in a region of the Mercenaria mercenaria strain notata chromosome 1, MADL_Memer_1, whole genome shotgun sequence genome:
- the LOC123544941 gene encoding uncharacterized protein LOC123544941 — MMLTFHTGLVTLVSLNDLLPNSSTRKPSTTARTPSRTRYPTFKTTRRFNDYTTKSSFRRTSSTSTFKWWYGVVASAALITFAIVIAAVIWNRRHCVSNVPGQSGRGAMVLSAPVQVYGYPPVKTCIK; from the exons ATGATGCTCACATTTCATACCGGTTTAGTAACCTTGGTGTCGCTAAATGATTTACTTCCAAACAGTTCAACCCGGAAGCCGTCGACCACAGCAAGAACACCATCAAGAACGAGATATCCAACATTTAAGACGACGAGAAGGTTCAATGATTATACAACCAAGAGTTCATTCCGACGAACATCATCTACAAG TACGTTCAAATGGTGGTATGGTGTCGTAGCGAGCGCTGCTCTAATAACTTTTGCAATCGTCATCGCTGCTGTCATATGGAATCGCAGACACTGTGTATCAAATG TGCCAGGTCAGTCCGGTAGAGGTGCAATGGTTCTAAGCGCTCCAGTGCAGGTCTATGGATATCCACCTGTAAAAACATGCATAAAATGA